A region from the Bradyrhizobium erythrophlei genome encodes:
- the lptC gene encoding LPS export ABC transporter periplasmic protein LptC → MNSVQNPAYQAGMEARFAIAARHSRLVRVLRVAVPAAVVLAMAGIVAVSIFNPFRMLLPQLPVDMGNLVVSGTKITMETPHLAGYTPDRRPYEVWAKTATQDVTDPDHVDLKTLRAKVLMEDQTTTITLDARNGLMDTKQQLLDLHKDIFLQSSTGYEARLSQAFVDMGKGTVTSDEHVDVKLLNGTLTSDRLRITGGGEVVRFEGNVVMNLDNLGEPEQPVAVPAETEPAPVHSGKTRSSSAKTGNSK, encoded by the coding sequence GTGAACTCGGTTCAGAACCCAGCCTATCAAGCCGGAATGGAGGCGCGCTTTGCCATCGCGGCGCGCCACAGCCGGTTGGTGCGGGTGCTGCGCGTCGCGGTCCCGGCGGCCGTTGTCCTGGCGATGGCCGGCATTGTCGCGGTGTCGATCTTCAATCCGTTCCGGATGCTGTTGCCGCAATTGCCGGTCGACATGGGCAACCTCGTCGTCTCCGGCACCAAGATCACGATGGAAACGCCGCATCTGGCCGGCTACACGCCGGACCGGCGGCCCTACGAAGTCTGGGCAAAAACCGCGACCCAGGATGTGACCGATCCGGACCACGTCGATCTCAAGACGTTGCGGGCCAAGGTTTTGATGGAAGATCAGACCACCACGATTACGCTCGACGCCCGCAACGGGCTGATGGATACCAAGCAGCAATTGCTGGACCTGCATAAGGATATCTTCCTGCAGTCCTCGACCGGCTACGAAGCGCGGCTCTCGCAGGCCTTTGTCGATATGGGCAAGGGCACGGTGACCTCGGACGAGCATGTCGATGTCAAACTGCTGAACGGAACGCTGACTTCGGACAGGCTCAGGATTACCGGCGGCGGAGAGGTCGTGAGATTCGAGGGCAACGTGGTGATGAATCTGGATAATCTGGGAGAGCCCGAGCAGCCTGTCGCTGTCCCCGCGGAGACCGAGCCCGCGCCGGTCCATTCCGGCAAGACGCGGTCGTCGTCGGCCAAAACCGGCAACTCCAAATGA
- the lptB gene encoding LPS export ABC transporter ATP-binding protein: protein MVDLLGMFRRRPAKRGAPGFARSRADITALGDSMGEMLTNPVRDAPPIVRDAPLLRPEPPRAEKPRAEKPKPRPKTNGGGGQAPRPLQRPGYLAVHSVEKSFGSRQVVRGVSIYVRRGEAVGLLGPNGAGKTTVFYMITGLIKADRGAIELDGHDVTRLPMYQRARLGIGYLPQEASIFRGLTVEQNIRAVLEVVEPSRKKREAELNSLLDEFNITRLRKSPSIALSGGERRRVEIARALATRPNYMLLDEPFAGIDPIAVGDIQDLVRHLTNRGIGVLITDHNVRETLGLTDRAYIVYAGEILTEGSPDEIVNDPDVRRLYLGEEFRL from the coding sequence ATGGTGGATTTACTCGGCATGTTTCGTCGCCGGCCGGCGAAGCGCGGTGCGCCCGGATTCGCGCGCTCGCGTGCGGACATCACCGCGCTCGGCGACAGCATGGGGGAGATGCTGACGAACCCGGTGCGCGATGCGCCGCCGATCGTCCGCGACGCGCCCCTGCTGAGGCCGGAACCGCCCCGGGCTGAAAAGCCGCGCGCTGAAAAGCCGAAGCCCCGGCCGAAGACCAATGGCGGCGGCGGGCAGGCCCCGCGGCCGCTGCAGCGGCCGGGCTATCTGGCTGTGCATAGCGTGGAAAAGAGTTTCGGCTCCCGCCAGGTCGTGCGCGGCGTCAGCATCTATGTACGCCGCGGAGAAGCGGTCGGTCTGCTGGGGCCGAACGGCGCCGGCAAGACCACGGTGTTCTATATGATCACGGGCCTGATCAAGGCCGATCGCGGCGCCATCGAACTCGATGGCCACGACGTCACCAGGCTGCCGATGTATCAACGCGCCCGGCTGGGCATCGGGTACCTGCCGCAGGAAGCTTCGATCTTTCGCGGCCTCACGGTGGAACAGAATATCCGCGCCGTGCTCGAGGTGGTGGAACCCTCGCGGAAAAAGCGCGAGGCCGAACTCAATTCACTGCTCGACGAATTCAACATCACGCGCTTGCGTAAAAGCCCGTCGATTGCGCTGTCGGGCGGCGAGCGGCGCCGCGTCGAAATTGCGCGCGCGCTGGCGACCCGTCCCAATTACATGCTGCTGGACGAACCCTTTGCGGGCATCGATCCGATCGCGGTCGGCGACATCCAGGATCTCGTGCGTCATCTCACCAATCGCGGCATCGGCGTGCTCATCACCGACCACAATGTACGCGAAACGCTCGGACTGACCGACCGTGCCTATATCGTCTATGCCGGTGAGATCTTGACCGAAGGCAGTCCGGATGAAATCGTCAATGATCCGGATGTACGCCGTCTCTACCTTGGCGAGGAATTCCGCCTTTGA
- a CDS encoding LptA/OstA family protein, translated as MMSLPRGTWYRRMAQGACAAAFALATIAAGAAGAQSAVSGVPNAMQGFSQNRDQPIQIEAATLEMRDKKKEATFSGNVKVVQGDTTMTSKTLVVFYDSTPGAAAPAANSTKAAKAAPAPIQAATPGPGGASSIRRLEARGSVVVTQKDQVVTGETAVFDTKTNLITMLGGIVLTQGKNVLRGDRLMVDMTTGVSRVESDSGRVQGLFQSSGQGGPAIPGMAPTPTPSAVPNGSNKPK; from the coding sequence ATGATGTCTCTTCCGCGCGGCACTTGGTACAGGCGAATGGCGCAGGGCGCCTGCGCGGCCGCTTTCGCGCTGGCGACCATCGCCGCCGGCGCCGCCGGTGCGCAGAGCGCGGTCTCGGGCGTGCCCAATGCGATGCAGGGGTTTTCGCAGAATCGCGACCAGCCGATCCAGATCGAGGCCGCCACTCTTGAAATGCGCGACAAGAAAAAGGAAGCAACCTTCTCCGGCAATGTGAAGGTGGTGCAGGGCGACACCACCATGACGTCGAAGACGCTGGTGGTTTTCTACGACTCCACGCCGGGCGCTGCGGCGCCGGCGGCCAATTCGACGAAAGCGGCGAAAGCCGCGCCGGCGCCGATTCAGGCCGCTACCCCCGGCCCTGGCGGCGCTTCGTCGATCCGCCGGCTGGAGGCGCGCGGCAGTGTGGTCGTAACCCAGAAGGACCAGGTCGTAACCGGGGAGACCGCGGTGTTCGACACCAAGACCAATTTGATCACCATGCTCGGCGGCATCGTGCTGACCCAGGGCAAGAACGTGCTGCGCGGCGACCGGCTGATGGTGGATATGACCACGGGCGTGTCGCGGGTAGAATCCGACTCAGGCCGGGTGCAGGGCCTGTTCCAGTCGTCCGGTCAGGGCGGTCCGGCGATCCCTGGAATGGCGCCGACGCCGACCCCGTCCGCCGTTCCGAATGGGTCAAATAAACCGAAATAG
- a CDS encoding ribonuclease D, which produces MTVRLHRGDLPDLSRYTDSVAIDTETMGLHPHRDRLCVVQLSNGDGSADVVQIPKDHGKGAADAPNLKALLANPKVTKIFHFARFDLAALYNAFGVMPQPVYCTKIASRLSRTYTDRHGLKDLVREVLNIDLSKQQQSSDWGAQSLTEAQLAYAASDVLHLHGLRERLDAMLAREGRLELAKACFEFLPTRARLDLQGWDTEDIFAHS; this is translated from the coding sequence ATGACCGTACGCCTGCATCGCGGCGATTTGCCCGATCTTTCCCGCTATACCGATTCGGTGGCGATCGATACCGAGACCATGGGCCTGCACCCGCATCGCGACCGGCTCTGCGTGGTGCAGCTTTCGAACGGCGACGGCAGCGCCGACGTGGTGCAGATCCCCAAGGATCACGGCAAGGGTGCGGCAGACGCCCCCAACCTGAAAGCGCTGCTCGCCAATCCCAAGGTGACAAAAATCTTTCATTTCGCGCGGTTCGATCTCGCCGCGCTCTACAACGCCTTCGGCGTGATGCCGCAGCCGGTATACTGCACCAAGATCGCCTCGCGGCTGTCGCGCACCTACACCGATCGCCACGGCCTGAAGGATCTGGTGCGCGAGGTGCTCAACATCGATCTGTCGAAGCAGCAGCAATCGAGCGACTGGGGTGCGCAGTCGCTGACCGAGGCGCAGCTCGCCTATGCGGCCTCCGACGTGCTGCATCTGCATGGCCTGCGCGAACGGCTCGATGCCATGCTGGCGCGCGAAGGCCGGCTGGAACTGGCGAAGGCCTGTTTCGAATTTCTGCCGACCCGCGCCAGGCTTGATCTGCAGGGCTGGGACACCGAAGACATATTTGCCCACTCTTGA